In Electrophorus electricus isolate fEleEle1 chromosome 1, fEleEle1.pri, whole genome shotgun sequence, a single window of DNA contains:
- the clpp gene encoding ATP-dependent Clp protease proteolytic subunit, mitochondrial: MLLRRVLQSGVSALKGKRIHQSAAWRHPLIPIVVEQTGRGERAYDIYSRLLRERIICVMGPIDDSVASLVIAQLLFLQSESNNKPIHMYINSPGGVVTAGLAIYDTMQYILNPISTWCVGQAASMGSLLLAAGTAGMRHSLPNARIMVHQLSGGARGQATDIAIQAEEILKLKRQINNIYCKHTGQPLETIESVMERDRYMSPMEAQDFGIIDKVLVHPPQAGQDEPELVQKEPAASANPSTTSEPGASELAQSGASPPSSCKPEP, translated from the exons ATGTTATTACGA AGAGTGTTACAGAGTGGTGTGTCTGCACTGAAGGGCAAACGTATTCATCAGAGCGCGGCATGGAGACACCCTCTCATACCCATCGTTGTTGAACAGACG GGACGTGGGGAGCGAGCTTATGACATTTACTCCAGGCTATTGAGGGAGAGAATCATCTGTGTTATGGGTCCT ATTGATGACTCCGTGGCAAGTCTGGTGATTGCCCAACTTCTGTTCCTGCAGTCAGAGAGCAACAACAAACCCATTCACATGTACATCAACAGTCCTG GTGGCGTGGTTACTGCTGGGCTGGCTATCTATGACACTATGCAATATATCCTCAACCCAATCTCTACATGGTGTGTGGGCCAGGCAGCCAGCATGGGCAGTTTGCTGTTAGCTGCTGGCACAGCTGGTATGAGGCACTCCCTCCCCAATGCACGCATCATGGTGCACCAGCTTTCGGGAGGCGCCAGG GGCCAGGCGACGGACATCGCTATCCAGGCCGAGGAGATTCTCAAACTGAAAAGACAGATTAACAACATCTATTGTAAACATACAGGCCAGCCTCTGGAAACCATAG AGAGTGTAATGGAGCGGGACAGATACATGAGCCCCATGGAAGCTCAAGACTTTGGGATTATAGACAAGGTGCTGGTCCACCCTCCCCAGGCTGGCCAGGATGAGCCAGAGCTGGTCCAGAAGGAGCCTGCAGCTTCTGCCAACCCATCAACTACCTCTGAACCAGGAGCCTCGGAGTTAGCACAATCTGGGGCTAGCCCTCCCTCCTCTTGTAAACCAGAACCCTGA
- the si:dkey-204f11.64 gene encoding guanine nucleotide-binding protein G(I)/G(S)/G(O) subunit gamma-5, which produces MSNNSANSSNLVIAQKAVKQLRLEASIRRVKVSQAAADLKTFCLQNASKDPLLVGVPSSDNPFRPPKSCALF; this is translated from the exons ATGTCAAACAACAGTGCCAACAGCAGTAACCTGGTTATTGCCCAAAAAGCCGTAAAACAACTACGGCTTGAGGCGAGCATTCGCCGGGTAAAG GTTTCCCAAGCTGCTGCTGATCTGAAGACCTTTTGCTTGCAAAATGCCTCTAAGGACCCACTGCTTGTAGGCGTTCCATCTAGTGATAACCCCTTTCGACCCCCAAAATCCTGTGCGCTCTTCTGA